The Mycolicibacterium smegmatis genome has a window encoding:
- a CDS encoding aldehyde dehydrogenase (NADP(+)) has translation MTSMVQTTDLTGQMLIAGTPVRGAGREIRGIDPQTGSFLEPAYPYGDTSHVEAACAAAADAFGPYRNAPVEQRARFLEAIADNLDSSRDVLVERAHAESGLPVARLTGEVGRTSGQLRLFAGVLREGSWNQARIDPALPDREPLPRPDIRQRSVPLGPVAVFGASNFPLAFSVAGGDTASALAAGCPVVVKAHDAHPGTSELVGRAITQAVTATGMPAGTFSLLYGYGPDLGSALVTDPRIKAVGFTGSRAGGMALVAAAAARPEPIPVYAEMSAINPVFLLRGALSARAADLARAFVGSLTMGSGQFCTNPGLVIAVDGPDLDAFVAAAAEAVAATAPTPMLTPGIAENFRTGVETLSGTAELIARGSDENAPAVSCRAALFGSDVPTFLATEALQAEVFGASGVIVRCADDAEMLRVAAEVEGQLTATVHAEESDHAKAGELLEILELKAGRILFNGWPTGVEVGHAMVHGGPFPSTSDSRTTSVGARAIERFLRPVCYQNAPKSLLPSAIADGNPDGLWRTVDGQLTKD, from the coding sequence ATGACATCCATGGTGCAGACAACAGACCTGACCGGGCAGATGTTGATCGCGGGTACGCCGGTGCGCGGCGCGGGACGGGAGATCCGCGGCATCGATCCGCAGACCGGATCGTTCCTCGAACCCGCGTACCCCTACGGCGACACCTCGCACGTCGAGGCCGCGTGCGCGGCCGCGGCCGATGCGTTCGGCCCCTACCGCAATGCCCCTGTCGAACAGCGCGCCCGCTTCCTCGAGGCCATCGCGGACAACCTCGACTCGAGCCGTGATGTGCTCGTCGAGCGCGCCCACGCCGAGAGCGGCCTGCCGGTCGCCCGGCTGACCGGTGAGGTGGGGCGCACCTCGGGCCAACTGCGACTGTTCGCCGGTGTGCTGCGCGAGGGCAGCTGGAACCAGGCCCGCATCGACCCGGCTCTTCCCGACCGGGAACCGTTGCCACGGCCCGACATCCGGCAGCGCAGCGTGCCGCTCGGCCCGGTCGCGGTGTTCGGGGCGAGCAATTTCCCGCTCGCGTTCTCGGTCGCCGGTGGCGACACCGCGTCGGCCCTGGCCGCCGGGTGCCCCGTCGTGGTCAAGGCGCACGACGCACACCCGGGCACCTCAGAGCTCGTCGGACGCGCCATCACGCAGGCCGTCACCGCCACCGGGATGCCCGCGGGCACGTTCTCCCTGCTGTACGGGTACGGGCCGGATCTGGGCAGCGCCCTGGTCACCGATCCGCGCATCAAGGCCGTGGGCTTCACCGGGTCCCGCGCGGGCGGCATGGCGCTGGTGGCCGCCGCGGCCGCACGTCCCGAACCGATCCCCGTCTACGCCGAGATGAGCGCCATCAACCCGGTGTTCCTGCTGCGCGGTGCGCTGTCCGCACGCGCAGCCGATCTGGCCCGCGCGTTCGTCGGCTCACTCACCATGGGCTCCGGGCAGTTCTGCACCAACCCCGGCCTGGTCATCGCGGTCGACGGTCCCGACCTCGACGCGTTCGTCGCGGCGGCCGCCGAGGCCGTCGCGGCCACGGCGCCCACGCCCATGTTGACACCCGGCATCGCCGAGAACTTCCGCACCGGAGTCGAGACCCTCTCCGGCACAGCGGAACTCATCGCGCGGGGATCCGACGAGAACGCCCCTGCGGTGTCGTGCCGTGCCGCGCTGTTCGGCAGCGACGTACCCACGTTCCTGGCCACCGAGGCCTTGCAGGCCGAGGTGTTCGGCGCCTCCGGCGTGATCGTCCGGTGTGCCGACGACGCCGAGATGCTGCGCGTCGCCGCAGAAGTCGAAGGCCAGTTGACGGCCACGGTCCACGCCGAGGAATCCGACCACGCCAAGGCCGGTGAACTGCTGGAGATCCTCGAGCTGAAGGCGGGCCGCATCCTGTTCAACGGCTGGCCCACCGGCGTCGAGGTCGGCCACGCAATGGTGCACGGCGGGCCGTTCCCGTCCACCTCCGATTCGCGCACCACCTCCGTGGGAGCCAGGGCCATCGAACGCTTCCTGCGGCCGGTCTGCTACCAGAACGCACCGAAATCCCTGCTGCCCAGTGCCATTGCGGACGGCAACCCCGACGGGTTGTGGCGCACCGTCGACGGCCAACTCACCAAAGACTGA